A genome region from Schlesneria paludicola DSM 18645 includes the following:
- a CDS encoding DUF6161 domain-containing protein, giving the protein MAEKTAEKPHAPLLTLDLGENGGVNEFFSIKEMYEWIDRECNVWVFVNDQSGPNKQRTDGLQNLREVKLEMDRRANQWSNSGDSTETVSTRLIEQFKSKIVEYYVTKRLYSHSRGRFGVFILDMKDQDQEQAMWLWWIWHRPGQISTDSSGVLRPQMLTAAFRGVEFLTGFKSSAAEKKAMKSLQAEWRKILGDEHRVFQEQRDLATALARESAEHIANLKSQMAEAAKEHEEMVQGHADEMESIQKKFQDELAVRSAVEFWNSRAGHHRGKSNLWGKVALVYAAAAFILLPWLQYMMSGIPTEVKLLIKSGDIDAAGVSTLLTHSTVTSAIRFVVMAMIAAWPLRLFVRNYLSHSHLEADAMEREIVVRTYLALLNDPDLVGKEDLKEQILPHALQNIFRHTSDGIVKDDGIPWQSISEAFGKKSSSSGSGGIS; this is encoded by the coding sequence ATGGCCGAAAAGACTGCTGAGAAACCGCATGCTCCTCTGTTGACTCTTGATCTTGGGGAAAATGGCGGAGTCAACGAATTCTTTTCAATCAAAGAGATGTACGAATGGATCGATCGAGAGTGCAATGTTTGGGTGTTTGTCAATGATCAATCTGGCCCGAACAAGCAGCGCACGGATGGGTTGCAGAATCTTCGAGAAGTGAAGCTTGAGATGGATCGAAGGGCGAATCAGTGGTCGAATAGTGGTGATTCAACCGAAACGGTGAGTACTCGTTTAATTGAGCAGTTCAAAAGCAAGATCGTCGAATACTACGTTACCAAGCGGCTTTACTCTCATTCGCGAGGCCGATTTGGTGTGTTTATCCTCGACATGAAAGATCAAGACCAAGAGCAAGCGATGTGGCTTTGGTGGATTTGGCATCGTCCTGGGCAGATAAGTACTGATTCTAGCGGAGTGCTTCGGCCTCAGATGTTGACCGCAGCGTTCAGGGGCGTCGAGTTTTTGACAGGTTTTAAATCATCGGCTGCCGAGAAAAAGGCGATGAAGTCCCTACAAGCTGAGTGGAGGAAAATCCTCGGGGACGAGCATCGTGTTTTTCAAGAACAGCGTGATCTCGCTACGGCCCTGGCGCGAGAGTCAGCCGAACATATTGCGAATCTTAAGTCGCAAATGGCGGAGGCGGCCAAAGAACACGAAGAGATGGTTCAGGGTCATGCGGACGAGATGGAATCGATCCAGAAGAAATTTCAAGACGAACTGGCAGTTCGATCCGCAGTTGAGTTTTGGAATAGTCGGGCAGGGCATCACCGAGGGAAGTCAAATTTATGGGGCAAAGTTGCCCTCGTTTATGCTGCAGCAGCTTTCATCCTTCTCCCATGGTTGCAGTACATGATGAGTGGGATACCGACGGAAGTGAAGCTGCTCATTAAAAGCGGAGACATTGACGCTGCGGGAGTTTCGACGCTGCTCACGCATTCAACAGTCACATCGGCGATTCGTTTTGTTGTGATGGCAATGATTGCCGCGTGGCCACTTCGCCTTTTCGTGAGAAATTACCTTAGCCATTCCCACCTAGAAGCTGATGCGATGGAAAGAGAGATAGTTGTCAGGACTTACTTGGCGCTTCTGAATGACCCCGACTTGGTGGGCAAAGAAGACCTCAAAGAGCAAATACTTCCGCACGCGCTGCAAAACATTTTCCGGCACACGTCGGACGGAATAGTGAAAGATGACGGAATCCCGTGGCAGTCGATTAGCGAGGCATTTGGCAAGAAGAGCAGTTCCAGCGGTTCAGGCGGTATATCCTGA